From one Luteolibacter sp. SL250 genomic stretch:
- a CDS encoding DUF5722 domain-containing protein, whose product MPTIAALGWALAATLAGAEDLSARLDAYLEAEFSARIERVTAGEKEITISGTSDREASLASLPMERRHDDTTAPEILATIQPGKFSLTVPRGDRLTHRWQLVGDGKAISHARYAEEVTCRAPDLPPAVLKSKKGLGGWNAGRIPGELETLGISSVTVNVKVDTLVALQPGPGTVPFQWNGRTWHAREDRLAELDRTFAEAEKNGVMVSAILLVGNPARENNDVVRLMGHPDATKDGIFAMPNVTSTDGISLYGAVLDLMAERWSKAGTPHGRVHQWIMHNEVDAGHEWTNAGEKSAVEFMDLYLRSMRMMDLIARQYDPNARVLISLTHHWADPGKKEWYGSKRLLDLLARFGEAEGDFPWGVAYHPYPQSLLNPRTWEDDQATHSPDTAKITPKNLEVLDVFMKQPRLLHHGNVRPVHLSENGFNSKDYSDAVLAEQAAGMAYAWKKLSGLSSIKAWEYHNWIDNRHEYGLRIGLRKFPDEPGDPHGKKPIWHLYQALGTDREDAACAPYLKTIGIPSWETIR is encoded by the coding sequence ATGCCAACCATCGCGGCGCTCGGCTGGGCGCTCGCCGCCACACTTGCCGGAGCGGAGGACCTGTCAGCACGGCTCGATGCCTATCTGGAGGCGGAATTTTCCGCCCGGATCGAGCGGGTAACCGCCGGGGAAAAGGAGATCACCATTTCCGGCACCAGCGACCGGGAGGCATCCCTGGCGTCCCTGCCGATGGAACGGCGTCATGATGACACCACGGCACCGGAGATCCTCGCCACCATCCAGCCGGGGAAGTTCAGCCTGACCGTTCCCCGTGGCGACCGCCTGACCCACCGCTGGCAGTTGGTCGGGGACGGGAAAGCCATCTCCCATGCCCGCTATGCGGAGGAGGTCACCTGCCGCGCACCGGACCTGCCACCCGCCGTCCTGAAATCGAAGAAAGGCCTCGGCGGCTGGAACGCCGGCCGCATCCCCGGGGAGCTGGAGACGCTGGGCATTTCCTCCGTCACCGTGAACGTGAAGGTCGATACGCTGGTCGCGCTCCAGCCCGGTCCCGGAACGGTGCCGTTCCAGTGGAATGGCCGGACCTGGCATGCGCGGGAGGACCGTCTTGCCGAACTCGACCGGACTTTCGCGGAGGCGGAGAAGAACGGCGTGATGGTTTCCGCCATCCTGCTGGTGGGAAATCCCGCGCGTGAAAATAACGACGTCGTCCGTCTGATGGGCCACCCGGACGCCACGAAGGATGGCATCTTTGCCATGCCCAACGTCACTTCCACTGACGGCATTTCCCTTTACGGGGCAGTCCTCGATCTGATGGCCGAGCGGTGGTCAAAGGCAGGCACCCCGCACGGTCGGGTCCACCAGTGGATCATGCACAACGAGGTGGATGCGGGCCACGAGTGGACCAACGCGGGTGAAAAGTCCGCCGTCGAGTTCATGGATCTCTACCTGCGCTCCATGCGGATGATGGACCTCATCGCCCGCCAGTATGATCCGAACGCCCGCGTCCTGATTTCCCTCACGCACCACTGGGCGGATCCCGGGAAAAAGGAATGGTATGGCTCGAAGCGTTTGCTCGATCTGCTGGCCCGCTTCGGTGAGGCGGAGGGAGATTTCCCCTGGGGTGTAGCCTACCATCCCTACCCCCAGTCCCTGCTCAATCCCCGCACCTGGGAGGATGACCAGGCCACCCACAGCCCGGACACCGCCAAAATCACCCCCAAGAATCTGGAGGTGCTGGACGTCTTCATGAAGCAACCCCGGCTGCTCCACCATGGAAACGTCCGCCCCGTCCACCTCTCCGAGAATGGCTTCAACTCGAAGGATTACTCCGACGCCGTCCTGGCAGAGCAGGCTGCGGGCATGGCCTACGCTTGGAAGAAACTGTCCGGCCTCTCCTCCATCAAGGCATGGGAATATCATAACTGGATCGACAACCGCCACGAATACGGACTCCGCATCGGCCTGCGGAAATTCCCCGACGAACCCGGCGACCCGCACGGGAAGAAGCCGATCTGGCATCTCTACCAGGCGCTGGGAACGGACCGGGAGGACGCAGCCTGCGCGCCGTATCTGAAAACCATCGGCATTCCCTCATGGGAGACAATCCGGTAG
- a CDS encoding PIN domain-containing protein, protein MALILDSSLWVDFTRRKSPAALKAKIHPWIMDHRATLCEMVAFEVLRHATIAERGPLTAQFSTLPLLATPPTLWRDAAKLGQACRDKGTNAGSMDLLIAAIALHHRAELVTFDADYHAISAVSGLKITVLSRAIP, encoded by the coding sequence ATGGCACTGATCCTCGACTCCTCATTGTGGGTTGATTTCACCCGGAGAAAATCACCCGCTGCCCTAAAGGCGAAGATCCATCCATGGATCATGGATCACCGCGCGACTCTCTGCGAGATGGTCGCGTTCGAGGTGCTGCGACACGCCACGATCGCCGAACGTGGTCCGCTCACGGCTCAGTTTTCCACTCTCCCGTTGCTGGCGACTCCGCCTACCCTCTGGCGGGATGCCGCAAAACTGGGCCAGGCTTGCCGGGACAAGGGAACCAACGCGGGCTCGATGGATCTCCTCATCGCCGCCATCGCCCTGCACCACCGTGCGGAGCTGGTGACATTCGATGCGGACTATCACGCGATCTCCGCTGTTTCAGGGTTGAAGATCACGGTTCTCAGCAGGGCGATACCCTGA
- a CDS encoding TIM barrel protein, translating to MKLHNAMWPGLVGKEPGTDHPPIPLDRMIELTVNASVNGRKFDGIDLFLFHPHTDPDISESDLRAMADKIAAAGLSVGSLVAPVWPGTVGGSAFGSAEDRKNFVLAIEKACRIAKILNDHGVRKSGVLRIDTAGGVDAFLEDPAGNTKKIAETFREAGKIAQQNGERLAAEGEICWGGMHSWKAMLDTLEATGMPEVVGFQADLAHTYLYLMGYNAPEAALLQPGYTDEEFWPAYKTLTDALRPWTIDFHVAQNDGTVHGTGSHDKTGRHCPADDPNGKLDIAKASAYWLKDADKRGIKHICWDGCMFPNETLEKQETWNTILGAMIKVDEAI from the coding sequence ATGAAACTCCATAACGCCATGTGGCCCGGCCTTGTCGGGAAAGAACCCGGCACCGACCACCCGCCGATCCCGCTCGACCGCATGATCGAGCTGACCGTCAACGCGTCCGTCAACGGCCGCAAGTTCGACGGCATCGACTTGTTCCTGTTCCACCCGCACACCGACCCGGACATTTCGGAAAGCGACCTGCGCGCCATGGCGGACAAGATCGCCGCCGCCGGACTGAGCGTTGGCTCGCTGGTGGCTCCGGTCTGGCCCGGCACCGTCGGTGGCAGCGCCTTTGGCTCCGCGGAGGACCGGAAGAACTTCGTTCTCGCCATCGAGAAAGCCTGCCGCATCGCGAAGATCCTCAATGACCATGGCGTTCGGAAGTCCGGCGTGCTCCGGATCGACACCGCCGGCGGAGTGGATGCTTTCCTGGAAGACCCTGCGGGCAACACGAAGAAGATCGCCGAGACCTTCCGTGAGGCGGGCAAGATCGCCCAACAGAACGGCGAGCGTCTCGCCGCTGAGGGTGAGATCTGCTGGGGCGGCATGCACTCGTGGAAAGCGATGCTGGATACCCTGGAGGCCACCGGCATGCCGGAGGTTGTCGGCTTCCAGGCGGACCTCGCCCACACCTACCTCTACCTCATGGGCTACAACGCCCCGGAGGCCGCGCTGCTCCAGCCCGGCTACACCGACGAGGAGTTCTGGCCGGCCTACAAGACGCTGACCGACGCGCTGCGCCCGTGGACCATCGACTTCCACGTCGCCCAGAACGACGGAACCGTCCATGGCACCGGCTCCCACGACAAGACCGGCCGCCACTGCCCGGCGGACGATCCGAACGGCAAGCTGGATATCGCGAAGGCCTCCGCCTACTGGCTCAAGGACGCGGACAAGCGCGGCATCAAGCACATCTGCTGGGATGGCTGCATGTTCCCGAACGAGACGCTCGAGAAGCAGGAAACCTGGAACACCATCCTTGGCGCGATGATCAAGGTGGACGAAGCCATCTGA
- a CDS encoding Gfo/Idh/MocA family oxidoreductase → MSKKEIRIGLIGYGFMGRTHSNAYSQLSHFFDTEHVPVRQAVCGRDEAKVKAFAEKWGYASYETDWRELVKREDIDAVDICTPNDSHAEIALECIRHGKMILCEKPLALDGPQGEKMVEAVEAAGLPNLVWYNYRFLPAVTLAKNIVDAGELGRVFHYRANFLQDWTISEELPQGGAGLWRLDAAAAGSGVTGDLLAHCIDTARWINGDIVSVSAMTETFIKERVHTATGEKHPVTIDDACAFIARFENGSLAIFESTRYARGHKALYTFEINGEKKSLAWDLHDMNYLSYFDHGVAGDRRGWTNIHATDGDHPYSGNWWVPGLCLGYEHSFTHELAEFFKSLDDPSAEKRYSDFRHALGTQYVCDAVLESAKTKQWVDVKKA, encoded by the coding sequence ATGTCCAAAAAAGAAATCCGCATCGGCCTCATCGGCTACGGCTTCATGGGCCGCACCCATTCGAACGCCTACTCCCAGCTCTCCCATTTCTTCGATACCGAGCACGTGCCGGTCCGCCAGGCGGTCTGCGGCCGTGACGAGGCGAAGGTGAAGGCCTTCGCCGAAAAGTGGGGCTACGCTTCCTACGAAACCGACTGGCGCGAGCTGGTGAAGCGTGAAGACATCGACGCCGTCGATATCTGCACGCCGAACGACTCCCACGCCGAGATCGCGCTCGAGTGCATCAGGCACGGCAAGATGATCCTCTGTGAAAAGCCGCTCGCGCTCGACGGTCCGCAGGGTGAGAAGATGGTCGAAGCCGTTGAGGCCGCCGGCCTGCCGAACCTCGTCTGGTACAACTACCGCTTCCTGCCTGCCGTCACGCTGGCGAAGAACATCGTGGATGCCGGGGAACTCGGCCGCGTGTTCCACTACCGCGCGAACTTCCTCCAGGACTGGACCATTTCCGAAGAACTGCCGCAGGGTGGTGCCGGACTCTGGCGTCTGGATGCGGCGGCCGCAGGTTCCGGCGTGACCGGCGACCTGCTCGCCCACTGCATCGACACCGCGCGCTGGATCAACGGCGACATCGTCTCCGTGTCCGCGATGACGGAGACTTTCATCAAGGAGCGCGTCCACACCGCCACCGGTGAGAAGCACCCGGTGACCATCGACGACGCGTGCGCGTTCATCGCCCGCTTCGAGAACGGCTCGCTGGCGATCTTCGAATCCACCCGCTACGCCCGTGGCCACAAGGCGCTCTACACCTTCGAGATCAACGGTGAGAAGAAGTCGCTGGCGTGGGACCTCCACGACATGAACTACCTCTCCTACTTCGACCACGGTGTGGCCGGTGACCGCCGCGGCTGGACGAACATCCACGCCACGGACGGAGACCATCCTTATTCCGGCAACTGGTGGGTTCCTGGCCTCTGCCTGGGCTATGAGCACTCCTTCACCCATGAGCTGGCGGAGTTCTTCAAGTCGCTCGACGATCCATCCGCGGAGAAGCGCTACTCGGATTTCCGCCACGCGCTGGGCACCCAGTACGTGTGCGACGCCGTGCTTGAGTCCGCGAAGACCAAGCAGTGGGTGGACGTGAAGAAAGCCTGA
- a CDS encoding DNRLRE domain-containing protein, with amino-acid sequence MKPTIPARTPMPLRAAALGFALIASPAAHAQAQPSIPGTWTLDFEDNFNGTTLDGTKWRMGTHHSGIAGSAGNAPQNISVSGGMLKLKAEQRPVTFGGTNYNYATGEVSTFTNYRRQYGFFEARVKYPAVTGLWPAFWLMPDRGTYGDQVGTRRAYLKFDLTGSGISTVTSATLQVKVSSLEAGPTNNLMAFKTGDGWSESTITWNNKPVMDPVMLGQKYNNTVAVGDTIAIDVTPYVAEQIAGDKVVSLVLADIYMRAKLLGFHSSEATNAADRPRLVINGTAYTATEDATVRGGSAANTNLGNATTLEVKDNWGNTADTFNGGMEVDILESLGIWGPDRTSHAVHWDGYGTQHKARGWHDIHYPTSDDGFHTYGVYWQPGLLEFYVDGVRTGVMQDSRVMSTSAYMILSLQLGGWDNNNPGPQVNNQTMEVDWVRSWTGTRSAPTTVIADNATAADTFATGTWTTSSATGGYHGANYVHDGNTGKGTKSFNFFPKLTADDDYAIYGRWTSDPNRATNVPVRVVGSDWFVYPHTVNQRVNGGQWRLISGLPLSAANAEIAVGNDGTNGFVIADAFLFIPAGAKTGAVVVDDTDTSKVQLTGAWTTSSHTSGYIGTGYLHDGNTGKGTKSVKYMPQVPTTKDYFVYARWTSDSGRASNVPIDIVTTAGVVTPLANQRIGGGEWNLLGVYPLAAGTGSITIRNTGTNGHVIADAVMIVPVP; translated from the coding sequence ATGAAACCCACCATCCCAGCACGCACACCCATGCCGTTGCGGGCCGCCGCACTCGGCTTCGCCCTGATCGCTTCCCCAGCCGCACACGCCCAGGCCCAGCCGTCCATACCTGGAACATGGACGCTCGATTTCGAGGACAACTTCAACGGCACCACCCTGGACGGGACGAAATGGCGGATGGGCACCCACCATTCCGGCATCGCGGGCAGTGCTGGCAACGCTCCGCAGAACATCAGCGTGTCCGGTGGCATGCTGAAGCTGAAAGCGGAGCAACGCCCGGTCACCTTCGGCGGCACGAACTACAACTATGCGACCGGCGAGGTCAGCACCTTCACGAACTACCGGCGGCAATACGGCTTCTTCGAGGCCCGGGTGAAATATCCCGCCGTGACCGGTCTGTGGCCCGCGTTCTGGCTGATGCCGGACCGGGGCACCTACGGCGATCAGGTGGGCACCCGCAGGGCCTACCTGAAGTTCGACCTCACCGGCTCCGGCATTTCCACCGTCACCTCGGCCACGCTGCAGGTGAAGGTTTCCTCGCTGGAAGCCGGGCCGACCAACAACCTGATGGCCTTCAAGACCGGCGACGGCTGGAGCGAAAGCACCATCACCTGGAACAACAAGCCGGTGATGGATCCGGTGATGCTCGGCCAGAAATACAACAACACCGTCGCCGTCGGGGATACCATCGCGATCGATGTGACGCCCTACGTCGCGGAGCAGATCGCCGGGGACAAGGTGGTGAGTCTGGTGCTGGCGGACATCTACATGCGGGCGAAGCTGCTCGGCTTCCACAGCAGTGAGGCCACGAATGCCGCCGACCGGCCGAGGCTGGTCATCAACGGCACGGCGTACACCGCCACCGAGGACGCGACCGTCCGTGGTGGCAGCGCGGCGAACACCAACCTCGGCAATGCCACGACCCTGGAGGTGAAGGACAACTGGGGCAACACGGCGGACACTTTCAATGGCGGCATGGAGGTGGACATCCTGGAGTCGCTGGGCATCTGGGGGCCTGACCGGACCTCGCACGCGGTCCATTGGGACGGCTACGGCACCCAGCACAAGGCCCGCGGCTGGCATGACATCCACTATCCCACCAGCGACGATGGTTTCCACACCTACGGTGTCTATTGGCAGCCCGGCCTGCTGGAGTTCTATGTCGATGGCGTCCGCACCGGAGTGATGCAGGACTCCCGGGTCATGAGCACCAGCGCCTACATGATCCTCTCGCTGCAGCTCGGCGGCTGGGACAACAACAACCCCGGACCACAGGTCAACAACCAGACCATGGAGGTGGACTGGGTGAGGTCATGGACAGGCACCCGCTCCGCGCCCACCACCGTCATCGCGGACAACGCGACCGCCGCGGACACGTTCGCCACGGGCACTTGGACCACCTCCTCCGCCACCGGCGGCTACCATGGAGCCAACTACGTCCATGACGGCAACACCGGCAAGGGGACGAAGTCCTTCAACTTCTTCCCGAAACTCACCGCCGATGACGACTACGCGATCTACGGCCGCTGGACCTCCGATCCCAACCGTGCGACCAACGTGCCGGTCCGTGTGGTCGGTTCCGATTGGTTCGTCTATCCCCACACCGTGAACCAACGGGTGAACGGCGGGCAATGGCGCCTGATTTCCGGCCTGCCGCTCTCCGCCGCGAATGCGGAGATCGCGGTGGGCAATGACGGGACGAATGGCTTTGTCATCGCGGATGCCTTCCTCTTCATCCCCGCGGGTGCGAAGACCGGAGCGGTGGTGGTCGATGACACGGACACGTCGAAAGTCCAGCTCACCGGAGCATGGACCACGTCGTCGCACACCTCCGGTTACATCGGCACCGGCTATCTCCACGACGGGAACACCGGCAAGGGAACCAAGTCCGTGAAGTACATGCCACAGGTCCCCACGACGAAGGACTACTTCGTCTACGCGCGGTGGACCTCGGACTCCGGCCGGGCATCGAACGTGCCGATCGACATCGTGACCACCGCCGGCGTGGTGACTCCGCTGGCCAACCAGCGGATCGGCGGCGGTGAGTGGAACCTGCTGGGCGTCTATCCGCTCGCGGCGGGCACCGGCTCCATCACCATCCGCAACACCGGCACCAACGGCCATGTCATCGCGGATGCCGTGATGATCGTGCCAGTGCCGTGA